GCCCTGTTCGCCAAGCAGATCAAGAACTTCGTCACCTTCCAGACCGACGAGAAAGTCGACATCGGAGTGCCGGGCTACCTGTACACCGTCACCCGTCCGGTCAACGGCGACAAGGCGCGCGTGCGCGGGATGGAGCTGGGCGTGCAGCACCTGTGGGACAACGGCTTCGGCATCGCCGCCAAGTTCGCCAAGACCTGGACCAAGGCTTATTCTGGCGGCGAATACGTTGGCCAGCTCGAAGGCGTGGCCCCGACCGCGTCCTCGCTCGGCTTCCTGTACGAGAAGGGCAAGATCAACGCCGCGCTGACCTTCGACTACACCGGCAAGTACACGCAAAGCACCAATGTGATCGCCGGCTTCCCGAGCAAGGTCGACGCCATCACCTGGGTCACCGCCTCGGCCTCGTATGACCTGAACAAGAACGTCACCCTATTCGTCGAAGGCAAGAACCTGGGTGACGAAGTGATGCGCTCGAACCTGGGCCGCAGCGATGCGATCTATGGCTTCGAAGCCTGGGGCCGCACCTACGCCGCCGGCATGAGCGTGAAGTTCTGATGAAGGCGTCGAACGTGAAAACCCACTGGCTCGGCTTTGCTCTGGCGACCACCCTGCTGTGGGGCGTGTGGGGCGCCTTCGCCGGGCGCCCGGTGCAGAACGGCTTTCCCGAGACCCTGGTGTATGCGGTGTGGGCGCTGACCATGATCCCGCCGGCGTTGTTCGCGCTGGCGCGCATCCAGTGGCGCGTGCGGCGCGACGGCGCCGCCATCGGATACGGCCTGGCGATTGGCCTCCTGGGAGCGGGCGGGCAGATGATCCTGTTCCACGCGGTGAAGGAAGGACCGACTTACCTGATCTTCCCGCTGATCTCGCTGTCGCCGGTGATCACGATCGCGCTGTCTTACCTGTTCCTGCGCGAGCGCACCGGGGCGCTGGGCGTGGCCGGCATCGTGCTGGCGCTGTGCGCGCTGCCGCTGTTCGACTATGCCCCCGACCAGGGCGGCGTGGCCTATGGCTGGTGGTTCGTGCTGGCGCTGGGCGTGCTGGTGGCCTGGGGCCTGCAAGCCTATTTCATCAAGCGCGCCAACGCCATCATGGATGCCGAAAGCATCTTCTTTTATATGGCGCTCAGCGCACTGGCCTTCATCCCGGTGGCGCTGGCCATGACCGACTTTACCAGGCCGATCAACTACGGCCTGGATGGCCCATGGCTGGCGGCGGTGACGCAGGTACTGAATGCGGTCGGCGCCCTGACCCTGGTGTATGCCTTCAGACACGGCAAGGCGCTGGTGGTATCTCCGCTGGTCAATGCCGGTGCGCCGCTGCTCACCACCGTCATCTCTGTCGCCATGGCGGCGACCCTGCCCAACGGATTCAAGCTGGCCGGCATCGGTCTGTCGCTGGCGGCCGCGCTATTCCTTGCGCTGCAGCCGGACGAGCCGAGCACCGCCTGAAGCCCTATTTTTTGGAGTCAACGACAATGCAAGTGCTTCTCGACCTCGTCCAACGTCACCATGCCGGCGAGCCGCTGGGCATCTACTCGGTGTGCTCGGCGCATCCGCTGGTGATCGAGGCCGCCTTCGAAGTCGGCCTCGAAGGAACCGGGCCGGTGCTGGTCGAGGCCACCTCGAACCAGGTCAACCAGGACGGCGGCTATACCGGCATGACCCCGAGCGCCTTCCGCGACTTCGTGTTCGCCATCGCCGACAAGGTGGGCTTCCCGCGCGAGCGCATCCTGCTGGGCGGCGACCACCTTGGGCCGAACTGCTGGCAGGGCGAACCGGCCGCCAGCGCGATGGCCAGGTCCGAGGTGCTGATCGACCAATATGTGAGCGCGGGCTTCAGGAAAATCCATCTCGACTGCTCGATGTCGTGCGCCGGCGATCCGGTGCCGCTGCCCGACGAAGTCGTGGCCGAACGCGCCGCGCGCCTGGCGCTGGTGGCCGAGCGGGCCTGGCAGCGCGCCGGCGGCGAGGCCCCGGTCTACATCGTCGGCACCGAGGTGCCGGTGCCGGGCGGCGCCCACGAAGACCTGGACGAACTGGCCGTCACCACGCCTGGCGCCGCCGCGCTGACGATCGCCGCCCACCGCGCCGCCTTCAACGCCGCCGGCCTGGCATCCGCATGGCCACGCGTGATCGGCCTGGTGGTGCAGCCGGGCGTGGAATTCGACCACCACAAGGTGATCGACTACCGCCCCGACAAGGCGCAGGAACTGAGCCGCTTCATCGAGGGCGAGCCGACCATGGTGTTCGAGGCCCATTCGACCGACTACCAGACCCCAGGCCTGTTGCAGGCGCTGGTGCGCGACCACTTCGCCATCCTCAAGGTCGGCCCCGGCCTGACCTTCGCCCTGCGCGAGACGCTGTGGGCGCTGGCCGACATCGAGGCCGAAGTGGACGCCGGGAGTCATAGCGGCTTCAAGCAAACCGTGCTCGACGTGATGCGCGCCGAGCCGGATTACTGGCGCAAGTATTACCACGATGCCGCCCACCTGCAGTTCGACCAGCAGTTCAGCCTGAGCGACCGGATCCGCTATTACTGGCCGCATCCGCGCATCCAGGCCGCGCAGGCGGCCCTGGTCGCGAACCTGGAACGCCGGCCGGCGCCGCTCACCCTGTTGAGCCAGTACCTGCCATTCCATTACGAAGCCGTGCGCGAGGGCCGGGTGCGCAACGCCCCGCTCGCGCTGTTGAAAGAAGGGGTAGCCCGCGTGCTGCGCCAGTACATGCGCGCCTGCCAGCCGGGCGCCGAACCTAGGGAGCAGTGAACATGCAAGCAGTACAGGATGCCGTGCAAGACGGCAGCGAGATTCTTGGACAGGATGTGGCCCGCCTCGATGCGCTGGGCGGCGGCGTGACCGCGCGCGAGATCGCGCAGCAGCCGGGCGTGTGGCCGCAGATCGATGCGCTCGTGGCCGCGCAGCGCGCGCAGATCGACGCCTTCCTGGCGCCGCTGCTGGCGCGCCCGGAGTTGCGCATCGTGATGGCCGGCGCCGGCACCTCGGCCTTCATCGGTGAATGCCTGGTCCCCGGCCTGTTGCGCCAGGGCCGGCGCGCGGAGAGCGTGCCCACCACCGACCTGGTGTCGGGCCCCGACCGCTACTTCCAGCGCGCGACGCCGACGCTGGTGGTGTCGTTCGCGCGCTCCGGCAGCAGCCCCGAAAGCGTGGCGGCGGTGGCGCTGGCCGACCAGCTGGTGGACGAGGTGTATCACCTGGTGATCACCTGTAACGAGGCCGGCCAGCTGTACGGCATGACCCAGGACCGCGCCAACGCGCTGGCGATCCTGCTGCCCGACGCCACCCACGACCGCGGCTTCGCCATGACGACCAGTTTTACGTCGATGCTGCTGGCCGCGGCGCTGGCCTTCGAGGTGCTGGCGCCGGGCGCCGCCGCCCGCGTGGCCGCCGCCGCCGGCCAGGTCGGCGAGCGCGCGCTGCCGCTGCTGTCGCAGCTGGTGGGGCAGGGATTCCGGCGCGTGGTCTACCTCGGCAGCAATGAGCTGCGCGGGCTGGCGCGCGAGGCGGCGCTCAAGCTGCTCGAACTCACCGACGGCCAGGTGGTGGCGATCCACGATTCGCCGCTGGGCTTCCGTCACGGCCCCAAGACCATCGTCGACGACCAGACCCTGGTGGTGGTGCTGCTGTCGAACGACCCGCAGGCGCGCCGCTATGACCTCGACCTGCTGCGCGAGCTGCGCGGCGACCGCCGCGCCGGCCGCGTGCTGGCCCTGGATGCGCGCGCCGACGGCGCGCTCGGCGACGATGCCTTCGTGTTCTTCGGCGCCGACGACGCGCACGACCTGGAACTGGCGCTGCCCTATATCGTGTTCTGCCAGGGCTTCGCCTTCCTGCGCTCGCTGTCGCTGGGCGTGCGTCCGGACACCCCGAGCATGTCCGGCACCGTCAACCGCGTGGTGCGCGGCGTGACGATCTACCCGTTCGACAGCGAGGCCGCCCATGTTCCTCGGGATTGACGGCGGCGGCACCAAGACCGCATTCGCGCTGGTCGACGCCCAGGGCGGCGTGCTGGCGCGCCATGAAGAAGGCAGCACCTACCACGTCGACGTCGGCCTGCCCGCTGTCGCCGCGACCCTGCAGCGCGGCGTGCAGGCGGTGCTGGCCACGGCCGGCGTCGACGGCGGTGCGGTCAAGCATGCCTTCTTCGGCCTGCCGGCCTACGGCGAGGACCGCGCGGCCCAGCGCGCGCTGGACCACGCGGCCGGCGCCATCCTCGGCGCCGAGCGCACCACGTGCGACAACGACATGGTGTGCAGCTGGGCCGGTTCGCTGGCTTGCCAGGACGGCATCAGCGTGATCGCCGGCACCGGCTCGATGGCCTATGGCGAAGTCGCTGGCCGCCAGGCGCGCGCCGGCGGCTGGGGCGAGTTGTTCAGCGACGAAGGCTCTGCTTTCTGGATCGCGCGCGCCGGCCTGGCCCTGTTTTCGCGCATGAGCGACGGCCGCGCGGCGCGCGGGCCTTTATACACGCTGGTGCGCGCGCGGCTGGCGCTGGTGGACGACCTCGACCTGTGCGCCGTGGTCTACGGTGAGCTCGGTGGCGACCGCAGCCGGGTTGCCCAGCTGGCGCGGCTGGTGTCCGACGCCGCAGGGCAGGGCGATCAACAGGCGCTCGCCATCTTCGCTGCAGCGGCGAGCGAGCTGGCCGCGATGGTCGATGCGGTGCGCGATCGTCTCGACGTCGCGCCCGGGCTGGCGCTGCCGGTCTCGTACACGGGCGGCCTGTTCGGCGACGGCGGCTTGCTGCTGCAACCATTCGAGCGCGCGCTGGCGGCGGGCGACAGGCCCTATCGCTTGACAAGGCCGCGCCTGGCCCCGGTGCTGGGCGCCGCGCTGTACGCCGCGCGCATGGCCGGGCAACCGTTGAGCGATGCCGCGCTGGACCGGCTCGCCGCCGGCCATTGACCCCATCACGGACAGGACAACGCCATGCGCCTCCGACTTCTTCGCACCGTCTTCCTTGCCGCCCTGGCCGCGCCGCTCGCGGCCCTGGCCGGCGACAGCTACACGATGGCCGACTACGAGAGCGTGCCCAAGATCGACGCCCACCTGCACCTGCACGGCCTGGAGCAGGAGCCCTTCCTTGAACTGGCGCGCAAGGCCAACTTCCGCGCGCTGACGATCAATGTCGACTATCCCGATTTCCCGGCGCTCGACCAGCAGCAGCGCGTGGCCAGCCAGCTGCATCATGCACACCCGGCCACGGTCGGCTGGATCGCCAGCTTCAGCGCCGACAACCTGCAGCAGCCAGCCTGGATTCCCGCGACCCTGCACCGCCTGGACGCCGCGCTGCAGGATGGCGCGGTGGGCGTCAAGGTGTGGAAGAACATCGGCATGTCGGTGCGCGATGCCCAGGGCCGGCTGGTGATGGTCGACGACGCCCGCATCAAGCCGCTGTTCGACGCCTTCGAGGAGCGCGACGTGCTGCTGGTGGGCCACCAGGGCGAGCCGCACAACTGCTGGCTGCCGCTCGACAAGATGACGGTCAAGAACGACCGCGAATACTTCAGGAACCACCCGCAATACCATATGTACCTGCAGCCGGCGATGCCGAGCTACGCGGACCAGATGGGCGCGCGCGACCGCTTGCTGGCCTTTCATCCACGCCTGCGCTTCGTCGGCGTGCACATGGCGTCGCTGGAGTGGAGCGTGGACGAACTGGCGCGCTTCCTGGACCGTAATCCGATGGCCAACGTGGACATCGCGGCCCGCATCGGCCAGATCCAGCACCAGTCGCAGCGTGACCGCGAAAAGGTGCGGCAGTTCTTCATCGCCTACCAGGACCGCCTGATGTATGGCTCTGACCTGGCGCAGTCGAGCGGACAAAGCCAGGCCGCCTTCGTGGCCGACCTGGACGGCGTGTGGCGGCGCGACTGGCGCTACTTCAATACCGGCGACGAGCTCACCACGCCCGACCTGGACGGAACCGTGCGCGGCCTGGCGCTGCCGAAGGCGGTGGCCGACAAGCTGTTTCGCCTGAATGCGGAGCGGGTGTTCCAGGGCGCCTGGAAGGCCTGACCATGCCCATGTCATACGTAAGTCAGAAAGGCCGTAAAAAATAGTGTGAACTTTCGTTTCTAGTGTTTCCATCCTGTATCATCAAACCGTTGATAGAGCTATAAAACAAGCGCATCCATACGGAACTGCGGTAGCAAGACGGCGCAGAAGGATCAGGAATGAAGCAAGCAAAAAAAACAGAAACGAAAGTTTCGATCGATAACGAAAGCGTGGTGCCTGAACAGGACCTGCTGGTGGCGGAACGGCGTCGCAAGATTCGCGAGATGGTGGCCGAGCGCGGCCGGGTGACGGTGGCCGAGCTGTCCGAGATGTTCGGCATCTCGCTGGTGACGGTGCGCGCCGACCTGAACGTGCTGGCCGAGATCGGGGCGGTGGTGCGCACCCGCGGCGGGGCCCTGGCCCAGCGCGCCGACGAGGACCTGCCTATCGGCGTCAAGCAGTCGCTGCACCGGGCGGAGAAGATCCGCATCGCGGAAGAAGCGGTGAAGCTGATCGGCGAAGGGCAGACCATCGTGCTCGATTCGGGCACGACGACCGCCGAAATCGCCAAGCAGATCCGCGGCCTGAAGCTGCAGTCGGTGAACGTGATCACCAATGCGCTGAACATCGCGGTGCTGCTGGCCGGCGCGCCGCACGTGACGCTGATCATGCTGGGGGGCGTGCTGCGCCCCGCTTCGTACTCGCTGGGCGGGCCGCAGGCCGAGCAGGCGCTGGAAGGCCTGCATGCCGACATCCTGTTCCTGGGCTTCGACGGCCTGGACCCGGAGATCGGCGTGATGACGCCGCACCTGCTCGAAGCGCGCCTGAACTCGCGCATGCTGGGCATCGCGCGCCGCGTGGTGGCGGTGGGCGACTCGTCGAAGATGGGCCGGCGCAGCCTGTCCATGATCGCGACGATCGAACAGATCGACCAGATCATCACCGATGCCGGCGTGCCGGCGGAGATGGTCGAAGCGCTGCGCTCGCGCGGCGCGCAAGTGGTGCTGGTGTAGGGCGGCTCGGCCGGCCCGCGCCGGCTGTGTTGCATATACCAAGCTAGGAGACAAGATGACCGAAGTGCATAGCGAGCGTCGCCGCACCCTGTTGCAGTGGCTGGCCGGATCGGCCGTGGCGACCGGCATGGGCGCCGGCGCCGGCGTGGCTGCGGCCGCACCCCAGGGAAAAAACGTGGCGCGCATCGGCGACGCCGTCCTGGGGCTCGAATTCGATGGCCAGATGAAGAGCCGCCTGCTGGCGCGCAAGGGCGGCGCCGCGACCGCGGTCACGGGCTTCCACGCCAGCGAACGGCTGCGCGTGACGGGCGGACGCTGGATCGAGGGCTTCGCACTCGGCGAACAGGCGGTCGACCGGGTCGACGGCCCGCACGGCGCGGGCGCGCGCCATCGCCTGACGGGCGTGTCGAAGGAGGGCGTCGAGAAGACCGTGATGGTCACCTTCTATGAACGCCATCCGGGCCTGGCCCTGCTGCGCGTGAGCTACCGTAACAGGGGCGCGACGGCGCTGCCGGTCGAGGCCTGGTCGAACAGCGGCTACACGCTGCTGCCGGCGCGGCGCGCGCCAGGCCGCGGCTTCTGGACCTTCTCCGGCGCCTCGCATGCCGACCGGCGCGACTGGGTGCAGCCGCTCAAGGATGGCTTCGAGCAGCGCAACTTCATGGGCATGAACGCGTCCGACTACGGCGGCGGCACCCCGGTGGCCGACGTCTGGCAGCCCGAGCACGGACTGGCGGTCGGCCATCTCGACACCGTGCCGCGCCTGGTGGCGCTGCCGGTGCGGCAAGTAAAAGCCGGCGCCGCGCTGGCGATCGAATTCGATCAGGCAGTGGTGCTGCAGCCGGGCGAAGAGCTGGCGACGCTGGACACCTTCGTCACCGTCCACACGGGCGACTACTACGCGGCCCTGGACCGCTACCGCCTCCTGATGGCCGAGCGCGGCCTGGCGGCGCCGCAGGCCGGCGAGGAATCGTACGAGCCGATCTGGTGCGCCTGGGGCTACGAGCGCGATTTCACGGTGCCGCTGATGACCGGTACCCTGGCCAAGGCGAAGGAGCTGGGCCTGGAGTGGGCGGTGCTGGACGATGGCTGGCAGACCAACGAAGGCGACTGGAAGATCGACCGCAGGAAGTTCGCGCGCGGCGACGAGGACATGAAGAAGCTGGTGGACGACATCCATGGCGCCGGCCTCAAGGCGCGCCTGTGGCTGGCGCCGCTGGCGGCCGATCCCGGCACCGACCTGCTGCACCAGCAAACGGACCAGCTGCTGCTGGACGCGGACGGCGCGCCGCAATTCATCACCTGGTGGAACGCCCTGTACCTGTGCCCGGCCTACGAACCGGTGATCGAGCAGACCCGCGCGCTGGTGCGCAAGATCATCGGCGAGTGGGGCTACGAGGGCCTGAAGCTCGACGGCCAGCACCTGAACGGCGTGGCGCCCTGCCACAATCCGGCGCACAAGCATGCGCGCCCGGAAGAATCGTTCGAGAAGCTGCAGGATTTCTGGAAGATGGTGTACGACACGGCGCGCGAGATCAATCCGAAGGCGGTGGTGGAGTTCTGCCCCTGCGGCACCTCGTATGCCTTCCACACGCTGCCGTATACGAACCAGGCGCCGTCGTCCGACCCGCTGTCGTCGTGGCAGGTAAGGCACAAGGGCAAGACCCTGAAAGCCCTGATGGGACCGACAGCGCCGTATGCGGGCGACCACGTGGAACTGAGCGACGGCGGCGACGACTTCGCCTCCACAGTCGGCATCGGCGCGGTGGTCTCGACCAAGTTTACCTGGCCGGAAGACCCCAAGCCGAAGGACAGCTACCTGCTAACGGCGGTCAAGGAAGCGAAGTGGCGCAAGTGGATCGGCATCTACAAGGACAAGATGCTGCCCAAGGGCCAGTATCGCGGGGAACTGTACGACATCGGCTTCGACAAGCCGGAAACCCATGCTGTCGAAAAGGAAGGCAGGCTGTATTACGCCTTCTACGCGAAAGCGTGGTCGGGCCAGGTCGAGTTGCGCGGATTGGGAAATGGACGTTATCGGGTGCGCGATTACGTGGAAGACCGCGACCTGGGCGAAGTAACTGCCGCCAGTAACAAGCTCAAGATCGGGTTTGAACAGGCGCTCTTGCTCGAGGCAATTCCGGTGTAACAACCCAGGGAGGCAGCGCAGCACGATTGCGCTGCCTCATGGATGGCGCGCAGCGAGGGGCTAGGCTGAAGCCGATCCTTTGCCATGCCGCCGCCATGCCGAGCCCGACCTTCACCTTCCTGAACCACGCCAGCTTCCTGCTACGCACCGACCATGCGCTGCTGCTGGCCGACCCCTGGCTGGACGGCACGGCGCTGAACGATGCCTGGAGCCTGCTCGACCGTTCCACCAGCAGCGCCAGCCTGATCGCCGAGCTCAATGCGAGCGGCTTGCCGGTGTTCATCTGGTGTTCGCGCGCCCAGCCCGACTGTCTGTCCACACCCTTCCTGCGCCGTTTTCGCGCCGAGTTCCTCGGCATCGCCACTTTTCTCTATCGCCAGGGCCGCGACTGGCGCCTGCCCGACGAATTGCGGCGCAACCGCTTCACCGTGGTCGAGTGCGCCGCCGGGCAGGCGCGCACACTGGCGCGCGACCTGCGCCTGACGGCCTATGCCAACGGCGAGGGCGACTCGTATTGCCTGGTGCGTTGCGGCCGGCGCTCGATCCTGCACCTGGGCGAACGCGCGCTCGCCACCCGCGCCGCCTGCCGCGCCGCCGCCGAGCGCCTGCGCCAGGCGAACCTGCGCGTCGACCTGCTGTTGACGGGCTTTGCCGACATGGCCTGGTGCGGCAACCCGGACAACTTCGCCCGGCGCGAGGCGGCGGCCGAGCAGGGCATCGAGCGCCTGGCGCTGCAGGCCGAGACCTTCAGGCCGCGCCTGATCGTGCCGCTGGCCTCCTTCGTCCGCTTCAGCCGCGTCGACAATGCCTGGCTCAACCACGGCCGCCGTACGCCGCTGGGCGTGCTGGAGGCGCCGCGGCTGGAAGCGTATCGCGGCCTCATCCGTTACCTGGCGCCGGGCGCCCGCGTCGACCTCGAGTTCGACAGCCCGGCCAGCCTGGCGGCCCAGCACGAGCACGCGCTGGCGCACTGGATGCGCTGCTGGCGCGACCGGCCCGAGCCGCTGCCGCGTCCGGCCCAGGCCACGGTGGCCGAGTTGAAGGAGGCGTTCCTGAAATACCGCGAAAAGGCGGGCGCGCGCCTGCATGGCTTGCCGCGGCTGCTCGAGCGCCTGCGCCTGCTGCGGCCACTGGTGCTGACGCTACCCGACCTGCGCCAGACCATCGAGCTGTCCTACCTGCGCGGCCTGCGCCTGCTGGCGCGCGAGGCCCAGGCCGACGTGGCCATGTGTTCGGGGACCGCGCTCTACCTGCTGCGGGCCGAGGATGGTTTCGATACGACCTATGCCGGCGGATGTTTCTGGATCATGCGCGGCAAAGGGCTGTCGACGTTCGGGCGGTTCTTTTTGCCTCAGCGCATGGGGCGGCGCGGGCTGGACCGGCAGCGGCCCTGGACGACGGCGCAGGTGCTGTTGCGGGCCACCGCGCTGTGGGCCGCGCGCGGCATCCGCATGGCCTTGCGCTGAGCGATCCTGTTCACGCAGCCAGCGCCTGGGCCAAAAAGTCCACCAGGGCCGTGGCCCGGCGATTCGGCGGACTGGCCGCGTACACCGCGAACAGGTCGACCGGGCCGGCCGAGTAGCGATCCAGCACGCTTTCCAGCGTTCCCTGTTCGAGTTCGCGACGGATGTCCTGGCGATTCTTCCAGATGACGCCGATCCCCGCGCTCGACCACTCGCGCAAGACCGCCCCGTCGCTGATCTGGCGGTCGCCCTTTACCTTGACGGTGAAATTCCTGTCGTCCTCGCGGAAGGTCCAGGCGGAGAGCGGCGCGCCGCGCCTGGCCAGTACCAGGCAGTTGTGATGCGCCAGCTCGTCCGGATGTGCGGGGCGGCCGTGGCGGTCCCAGTATTCAGGGGCGGCACAGACCAGGCGATGGCCGGACACCAGCAGTCGCGCCTGCAGGCCGGAGTCGGGCAGGGGACCGTAGCGCAACGCCAGGTCGATCCCCTCGTCGATGAGGTTGACCACATTGTCGCTCAATAGCAGGCTGGTCTGGACCTTCGGATGGCGCAGCTGGAATGCGTCGAGCAGCGGGCGTAGCTGGGTGCGGCCGAAGTCGTTGGTCGCAGTGACCCGGATCAGTCCCGACAGCTCGCCATCCTGCCTCAGCCCAAGCCTGGTCGCGTCCCATTCGGCCACCAGGCGCCGGGCATCGGCCAGCAGGCGTTCGCCCTCGTGCGTGAACGTGATCTTCCGGGTCGAGCGCGCCAGCAGGCGCACGTCGAGCACCTGCTCGAGATGATTGATCGCCAGGGTCACGGTGGACGTCGCGATCGCACGGTTGCGGGCCACCGCGGAAAAGCTGCCCTTGTCGGCGACTTCGATGAACAGGCGCAGGGAATCGAGCTGGTCCATTTTTCGACTTTCTCAAAAACTGATTTGCACGTCCACCGGATTATCGGCGGGAGACATGCTCAATAAAATCAGGGCTCATTATCGCAGCGCGGGCACGGCAACGGCCGGCGACGACGCCGACGCCAAAGCGGGCAATTCACATTTCGAAAGACAACCATGAACATCAGCTTCACGAATCGAAAAATCCTGGTCACCGGTTCCACCAGCGGCATCGGTTTCGCCGCCGCGCGGGCTTTCCTGGCGGCCGGCGCGGACGTCGTCATCAACGGACGCAGCGAAAGCAGCGTGGCCTCGGCCCTGGCCCGGCTGCAGGACCTGCCCGGCAAAACCCACGGTTTTACGGGCGACATGTCGTTCGAGGCGAGCGTCGACCGGCTGCATGCCGAGCATCCGCACTTCGACGTCGTCGTCAACAACCTGGGCGTGTATGCGCCACAGGATTTCTTCGACACGCCCGACAGCGTTTGGGAGACGTTCTTCCAGACCAATGTGATGTCCGGGGGCCGCCTGGCGCGCAGGTATGCCCCGGGGATGGTGGCGCGCGAATGGGGCCGCATCCTGTTCATTTCCTCCGAGTCGGCCATCAACATCCCGTCCGACATGATCCATTACGGCTTCACCAAGACCGCGCAACTCGCCGTCTCGCGCGGCCTGGCCAAGCGCCTGGCCGGCACCGGGGTGACGGTCAATGCGATCCTGCCCGGGCCGACGATGTCCGAAGGCGTCATCGATCTGCTGCGGCCCGGCGCCGACCGGGCCGGAGAAAGCGTCGAGGCAGCCGCCCAACAGTTCGTCGCCACGCACCGCGCCTCGTCGATCATCCGCCGCCCGGCGACCGTCGACGAAGTGGCGAACATGATCGTGTATGCCGCATCCGAACAAGCCTCCGCTACCACTGGCGCCGCGCTGCGGGTCGATGGCGGCGTGGTCGACAGCATCGCCTGATACCCACCCATCGAAAGGACACCCATGACCATTTCATCCACCCATCTCATCGAACAACGCAGCACGACCAATCTGTTCGACGCTACCCGCACCGTCGCCGACCGGCAGATCGAGGACCTGATCGCCCTGGCAACGACGGCGCCGACCTCGTTCAACCTGCAGAACTGGCGCTTCATCGCCGTGCGCACGCCGGAGGCCAAGGCCCGCCTGCGCAAGCTTGGCTGGGACCAGGCGAAGATCACCGATGCCGGCGTCACCTTCATCGTCGTCGGCCAACTCGCTGACTACCGCACGATTCCGGACCGGCTGGCGCCGGTGGTCGAAGCAGGCATCATGCCGGCCGAGATGGTGCCGGGGTGGGAGGGCGCCGCCAAGAGCCTGTATGACGACAAGCCGCAGCAGCAGCGGGACGAGGCGGTCCGCAGCGCGACCTTCGGCGCCAGCACGCTGATCTATGCGGCGCAGGCGGCCGGCCTCGGCTCGGCGCCGATGATCGGCTTCGATGCGCCGGCGATTGCACAAGAATTCAGGCTTGGCGCCAACGAGGTGCCGGTCCTGTTGCTGGCGGTCGGCCATGCCACGTCCGAGAACTGGCCGCGCAAGCCCCGGCGTCCGCTGGCGCAGGTGCTCGAGTTCGCCTGAGCGCCGGCTGACGGGGCCGGACGAAAGCCTGTACGATTACCGTGTTCCTGTTCCCAGACTTCGATCGGTGTGACATATGAAGAAAATCGGATTTCTCTCTTTCGGACACTGGTCCGATACCCCAGGGTCGGCGACGCGCTCGGCGTCCGACGTGCTGCTGCAATCGATCGACCTGGCCGTGGCGGCCGAGGAGCTGGGCGTGGATGGTGCGTATTTCCGCGTCCATCACTTCGCCCGGCAACTGGCGTCGCCATTCCCGCTGCTTGCCGCGGTGGCGGCAAAGACCGAGCGCATCGAAATCGGCACCGGCGTCATCGACATGCGCTATGAAAA
This portion of the Telluria beijingensis genome encodes:
- a CDS encoding DMT family transporter, with product MKASNVKTHWLGFALATTLLWGVWGAFAGRPVQNGFPETLVYAVWALTMIPPALFALARIQWRVRRDGAAIGYGLAIGLLGAGGQMILFHAVKEGPTYLIFPLISLSPVITIALSYLFLRERTGALGVAGIVLALCALPLFDYAPDQGGVAYGWWFVLALGVLVAWGLQAYFIKRANAIMDAESIFFYMALSALAFIPVALAMTDFTRPINYGLDGPWLAAVTQVLNAVGALTLVYAFRHGKALVVSPLVNAGAPLLTTVISVAMAATLPNGFKLAGIGLSLAAALFLALQPDEPSTA
- a CDS encoding D-tagatose-bisphosphate aldolase, class II, non-catalytic subunit, producing the protein MQVLLDLVQRHHAGEPLGIYSVCSAHPLVIEAAFEVGLEGTGPVLVEATSNQVNQDGGYTGMTPSAFRDFVFAIADKVGFPRERILLGGDHLGPNCWQGEPAASAMARSEVLIDQYVSAGFRKIHLDCSMSCAGDPVPLPDEVVAERAARLALVAERAWQRAGGEAPVYIVGTEVPVPGGAHEDLDELAVTTPGAAALTIAAHRAAFNAAGLASAWPRVIGLVVQPGVEFDHHKVIDYRPDKAQELSRFIEGEPTMVFEAHSTDYQTPGLLQALVRDHFAILKVGPGLTFALRETLWALADIEAEVDAGSHSGFKQTVLDVMRAEPDYWRKYYHDAAHLQFDQQFSLSDRIRYYWPHPRIQAAQAALVANLERRPAPLTLLSQYLPFHYEAVREGRVRNAPLALLKEGVARVLRQYMRACQPGAEPREQ
- a CDS encoding SIS domain-containing protein, whose product is MQAVQDAVQDGSEILGQDVARLDALGGGVTAREIAQQPGVWPQIDALVAAQRAQIDAFLAPLLARPELRIVMAGAGTSAFIGECLVPGLLRQGRRAESVPTTDLVSGPDRYFQRATPTLVVSFARSGSSPESVAAVALADQLVDEVYHLVITCNEAGQLYGMTQDRANALAILLPDATHDRGFAMTTSFTSMLLAAALAFEVLAPGAAARVAAAAGQVGERALPLLSQLVGQGFRRVVYLGSNELRGLAREAALKLLELTDGQVVAIHDSPLGFRHGPKTIVDDQTLVVVLLSNDPQARRYDLDLLRELRGDRRAGRVLALDARADGALGDDAFVFFGADDAHDLELALPYIVFCQGFAFLRSLSLGVRPDTPSMSGTVNRVVRGVTIYPFDSEAAHVPRD
- a CDS encoding N-acetylglucosamine kinase; the protein is MFLGIDGGGTKTAFALVDAQGGVLARHEEGSTYHVDVGLPAVAATLQRGVQAVLATAGVDGGAVKHAFFGLPAYGEDRAAQRALDHAAGAILGAERTTCDNDMVCSWAGSLACQDGISVIAGTGSMAYGEVAGRQARAGGWGELFSDEGSAFWIARAGLALFSRMSDGRAARGPLYTLVRARLALVDDLDLCAVVYGELGGDRSRVAQLARLVSDAAGQGDQQALAIFAAAASELAAMVDAVRDRLDVAPGLALPVSYTGGLFGDGGLLLQPFERALAAGDRPYRLTRPRLAPVLGAALYAARMAGQPLSDAALDRLAAGH
- a CDS encoding amidohydrolase family protein — its product is MRLRLLRTVFLAALAAPLAALAGDSYTMADYESVPKIDAHLHLHGLEQEPFLELARKANFRALTINVDYPDFPALDQQQRVASQLHHAHPATVGWIASFSADNLQQPAWIPATLHRLDAALQDGAVGVKVWKNIGMSVRDAQGRLVMVDDARIKPLFDAFEERDVLLVGHQGEPHNCWLPLDKMTVKNDREYFRNHPQYHMYLQPAMPSYADQMGARDRLLAFHPRLRFVGVHMASLEWSVDELARFLDRNPMANVDIAARIGQIQHQSQRDREKVRQFFIAYQDRLMYGSDLAQSSGQSQAAFVADLDGVWRRDWRYFNTGDELTTPDLDGTVRGLALPKAVADKLFRLNAERVFQGAWKA
- a CDS encoding DeoR/GlpR family DNA-binding transcription regulator; this translates as MKQAKKTETKVSIDNESVVPEQDLLVAERRRKIREMVAERGRVTVAELSEMFGISLVTVRADLNVLAEIGAVVRTRGGALAQRADEDLPIGVKQSLHRAEKIRIAEEAVKLIGEGQTIVLDSGTTTAEIAKQIRGLKLQSVNVITNALNIAVLLAGAPHVTLIMLGGVLRPASYSLGGPQAEQALEGLHADILFLGFDGLDPEIGVMTPHLLEARLNSRMLGIARRVVAVGDSSKMGRRSLSMIATIEQIDQIITDAGVPAEMVEALRSRGAQVVLV